A portion of the Gossypium arboreum isolate Shixiya-1 chromosome 8, ASM2569848v2, whole genome shotgun sequence genome contains these proteins:
- the LOC128296312 gene encoding S-protein homolog 1-like — protein sequence MNSFCKNIMFFIFIHAIAIIPLIASSSSEPDQGHHDDNNMRFLWFDKWQVHVVNDLSNKKTLLVHCKSKDDDLGIHNIAAGTEYNWKFRPRVFGNTLFWCHLAYDNLHAAFDVYWENEALYYKCDYNDCFWIARDDGIYLKDIRNNRVEYRHSWKLG from the coding sequence atgaatagtttttgtaaaaatattatgttCTTTATATTTATTCACGCAATAGCAATAATCCCATTAATAGCTTCATCAAGTTCAGAACCTGATCAAGGCCATCATGATGATAACAATATGCGCTTTCTGTGGTTCGATAAATGGCAAGTACATGTCGTCAATGATCTGAGCAACAAGAAGACACTGTTAGTTCATTGCAAGTCTAAGGATGATGATTTAGGTATTCATAACATTGCCGCTGGCACTGAGTACAATTGGAAATTTAGGCCGAGGGTCTTCGGTAATACACTTTTTTGGTGCCACTTGGCTTACGACAATCTTCATGCTGCGTTTGATGTGTATTGGGAGAATGAAGCATTGTATTATAAATGCGACTATAATGATTGCTTTTGGATAGCTAGAGATGATGGGATTTACTTAAAAGATATTCGGAATAATCGAGTTGAATATCGTCATTCTTGGAAATTGGGATGA